A stretch of DNA from Candidatus Hydrogenedentota bacterium:
CACTGATCGCCTTGGCTGCGCCCTTCGATGAAGATTTTGTCGAGGGTACCCATGTACAGGCCGTTCGTGCCCTGTGCGCGGTAGATGAGGTCGTAGGGCCTTGGCGCCTGGGTGTCGTGGTACAGAGTCACGGTCAGGCCGTTCTCGGTGCGGATCAAGGTTATGTTGATGTCGCCCAGCGCATATTCGCGCGTCGCCAGAGGGTGGTCCGGCCCGAAATGTTTGGCCGCGTAGAGATTGAGTCCGCGTGATTTGCTGCTCATGGAGACCAGGTACGCGAACTGGTCGCCCCGCGTGATGTTCATCCATTGCCCTACGGGACCTACCTGGTGGGTAGGATAGAGGCAGCCGTTGCGCCGGGCTTCGTGTTCGCCGCACCACAGAAGGTTGCCCTCGGCGTCGAAAACGTTGTTGGCGATGCGGTAGTGCTGGTACCCCGCCTCGGCATGGAGCATCTCGCCGAGCAATCCCCTGCGCACCATGTTCAAGACCATCATGGCGTTGCGGAAATAGCAGCAATTCTCCAGCAAGACGCAGTGTTTTCCGGTCTTTTCGGCCGTGTCCACCAGTTGCCAGCATTCGTCGACGGTGACCGCCGCGGGAACCTCGGTCGCGGTATGTTTGCCGGATTCCATGGCCGCAACGCAGATGGGCACGTGCCAGTGCCACGGCGCGGCGTTCATGACGAGGTCCAA
This window harbors:
- a CDS encoding Gfo/Idh/MocA family oxidoreductase gives rise to the protein MTNELDRRAFLKAGSRVGAGMMLAGAAAAQTAGEQPQPQPAGKPVRIGLVGYGKRGRSLISTLNALGSDVEIRAVCDVVPERVAEAQTVLEGQGRPKPAGYSQGDQDFRRLCEQEDLDLVMNAAPWHWHVPICVAAMESGKHTATEVPAAVTVDECWQLVDTAEKTGKHCVLLENCCYFRNAMMVLNMVRRGLLGEMLHAEAGYQHYRIANNVFDAEGNLLWCGEHEARRNGCLYPTHQVGPVGQWMNITRGDQFAYLVSMSSKSRGLNLYAAKHFGPDHPLATREYALGDINITLIRTENGLTVTLYHDTQAPRPYDLIYRAQGTNGLYMGTLDKIFIEGRSQGDQWEDIGPYLEEFEHPLWKALQQNALGHGHGGGDYIMMYRLLKCLREGIEPDSDVYDAVAWSVIAPLSEMSVADKSRPVDFPDFTRGKWRERQPLGIVEA